One window of the Thunnus albacares chromosome 3, fThuAlb1.1, whole genome shotgun sequence genome contains the following:
- the spink4 gene encoding serine peptidase inhibitor, Kazal type 4: MTGRVVLLAFLLFCVAADVEGNSGLMRKPSCPNLEEIVACPLNLAPVCGSDGNTYANECILCAQRQETKMDILVAKEESC; the protein is encoded by the exons ATGACTGGAAGAGTTGTTCTTCTCGCATTCCTGCTCTTTTGTGTGGCCGCAG ATGTGGAGGGGAACTCTGGACTCATGAGAAAG CCGTCTTGTCCTAACTTAGAGGAGATCGTGGCGTGTCCTCTGAATCTCGCCCCTGTGTGTGGCAGTGATGGAAACACCTATGCCAATGAGTGTATCCTGTGTGCCCAGAGACA AGAAACCAAGATGGACATTTTGGTTGCCAAGGAGGAGAGCTGCTGA
- the stra6l gene encoding STRA6-like: MDSSRMIRNQMEQVDSTVQDCQNGISVDLFFHFSLIPAVLIAGVLSFLQKRAQRLTIDHKLPFLRGRFAIVVPLDTVGGLSNRWSYGFAFGAVSTSVLLLFSEHYIPFNFPNWARALVYLIGALEVGLVNFPLFACLSTPFRMTGAVLGILYSLFWIIITAWDTFTCPGGKILGEYQKVIVQWPCIISLIFLLGRFIYILVKGVRIHLQLEQENPEELIEHQVQHVKRLLKKAPAYSKPLSWFQSRVYEWDPYFKFPNRIIGTAIISLICLYTVTLADYTLSKVVFDKAEEWKDTLKNLVTSCNNTGALAAMIPQLENFIYVSRETWLATTIFASLNSVAYTLHVLACYRKHLKRLWKGQKGFLPEKFHNPRSAASVASITRYSGWQIAFTLWGYLIVHFVQFVFALLLTYLLILPVKDGIVLHMLANLGIIILTIGLMIVLVILQIVLVQIFFLQDKISPTDKGKPLALNNRKAFHCFSYFFFFYNVVMGIGNCIFRLLCSIVVGTWLVSRIDRTIMQRGYESLDTGYTTWIGMIFADHYHNNPVMVCFCQLLVSNTLARDTASAYSTFSNTPSESAVNGRARRHWVLLYTLLRNPKLILLRKHHLSSSSSLQTSSSPQSDIVVRACVMASQMQSPRATSQSLPEIIITPAEGF; encoded by the exons ATGGACTCATCAAGGATGATAAGAAACCAGATGGAACAAGT GGACTCCACAGTCCAAGACTGTCAAAATGGAATCTCGGTAGACCTcttctttcacttttcactcATTCCAGCG GTGCTGATTGCAGGGGTGCTTTCATTCCTCCAGAAAAGAGCACAGAGACTGACCATTGACCACAAACTGCCGTTCCTGAGGGGACGTTTTGCCATTGTGGT GCCTTTGGACACCGTAGGCGGCCTCAGTAATCGTTGGTCCTATGGGTTTGCGTTCGGTGCAGTGTCCACCAGTGTCCTGCTGCTCTTCTCTGAACATTACATCCCCTTCAACTTCCCAAACTGGGCCAGAG CACTCGTGTACCTGATTGGCGCTTTAGAGGTGGGCCTGGTGAATTTCCCTCTCTTTGCCTGTCTGTCCACACCTTTCAGAATGACTGGGGCTGTGCTGGGAATACTCTACTCTTTGTTCTG GATCATCATCACAGCCTGGGATACATTCACCTGTCCAGGTGGTAAG ATTTTGGGTGAATATCAGAAGGTGATTGTCCAGTGGCCCTGCATCAtctccctcatcttcctcttggGACGATTTATCTACATACTGGTCAAAGGTGTCCGAATACATCTGCAGTTGGAGCAGGAG AACCCCGAGGAGCTGATTGAACACCAGGTTCAGCATGTTAAGAGACTACTGAAGAAAGCACCGGCATACAG TAAGCCCCTCAGCTGGTTCCAGAGCAGAGTGTATGAGTGGGATCCCTACTTCAAGTTCCCCAACAGGATCATCGGCACTGCCATCATATCCCTTATCTGCCTATATACG GTGACTCTGGCCGACTACACTCTCAGTAAAGTGGTTTTTGACAAAGCAGAGGAGTGGAAGGACACACTGAAAAACCTGGTTACCTCCTGTAATAACACTGGAGCTCTGGCAGCCATGATACCACAGCTGGAAAATTTCATATATGTGTCCAGGG AGACTTGGCTAGCTACCACCATCTTTGCTAGTCTCAACTCTGTCGCCTACACCTTGCACGTATTGGCATGTTACAG GAAACACTTGAAGAGGCTGTGGAAAGGACAGAAGGGTTTTCTTCCTGAGAAGTTTCACAACCCTCGCTCTGCTGCCAGTGTG GCTTCCATTACAAGATACTCTGGATGGCAAATAGCGTTTACACTGTGGG GTTACCTGATAGTCCACTTTGTTCAGTTCGTGTTTGCCCTGCTGTTGACATATTTGCTCATTCTTCCTGTAAAGGATGGAATTGTACTGCACATGCTCGCCAACCTTGGCATCATAAT tctgaCCATCGGCCTCATGATAGTCCTGGTGATTCTGCAGATAGTTCTGGTCCAGATTTTCTTCCTTCAGGATAAAATATCTCCTACTGATAAAGGCAAACCACTGGCTCTGAATAACAG GAAAGCATTCCACTGCTTCAGctacttcttctttttctacaACGTGGTGATGGGGATCGGAAACTGCATATTTAGACTGCTGTGCAGCATTGTGGTGGGAACATGGCTGGTGTCTCGCATAGACCGAACCATTATGCAGAGAGGATATGAAAGCCTGGATACTG GTTACACTACATGGATTGGGATGATCTTCGCTGACCACTATCATAACAATCCAGTCATGGTGTGTTTCTGCCAGCTGCTGGTCTCCAACACACTGGCGAGAGACACGGCGTCTGCATACTCCACATTCAGCAACACACCATCtg AATCAGCTGTGAATGGCCGGGCCAGGAGACATTGGGTGTTGCTTTACACCTTACTGAGGAACCCAAAACTGATCCTGCTCAGAAAGCACCACCTCTCCTCATCTTCGTCATTACAGACATCATCATCTCCTCAGTCAGACATAGTGGTGCGGGCTTGTGTCATGGCCTCACAAATGCAGAGCCCCCGAGCAACATCACAGTCACTGCCGGAAATCATAATCACACCAGCAGAAGGCTTTTAA